In the Triticum urartu cultivar G1812 unplaced genomic scaffold, Tu2.1 TuUngrouped_contig_2887, whole genome shotgun sequence genome, TTAGTGGGCTTGCCAGATCAAGAAATATAATTACATGTAAGGGTTTGGCTATGCATAATGTAGAATGTAGCCGTCAGGTTTTCTTTGTACTAATTCCAAAAATTGGGCACCTAGTGTTCCGCCGCTGACACGGAAAATGGTTGTTTGCTGTAATATGCATGAACAGGAGTTTCAGTATGCAACAAATGGCGCTATCTGCGTTCGTCACGACCCCCTCCTCGTCATATAGCAATAACTTACCGGGGTTGACTGCCCGCCGGTCTCAAAGATGGCACGCGAGACGCCTGCGCAGCAAGGTTCGAGCGCAGGCACAACAAGAGTTGCAGTATAAGAAGCTTGGAGATTCAGACCTTCTTATCAGCGAGATTACTCTTGGAACAGTATGTGCATAGCTGCAGATCATGTTGTATGTTGTTGCTACATTTCTTTTACAATCCGGGCTAATTCTTTGTTCCTTCAGATGACTTTTGGGGAGCAAAACACAGAGAAGGAAGCACATGATATGCTTTCTTATTCTTTTGATCAGGGCATCAATATCCTGGACACTGCAGAAATGGTCAGTGCAGAACTGTGTATTCTTTCCTTCCCTTTGTGGACTCTATTCCCTTATCCTCTGAAGTTCAATTCTATCAGCCATCCATGAATGATAGATCTAGTTTTTAATTTTTTATTCCTTTAGTATCCAGTTCCAACAAAGAAGGAAACTCAAGGGCGGACTGATCTATATATAGGCAGGTGGATGCAATCCAAGCCACGAGACAAGGTACTGTAAACAGGCCCAGTTGTTTATCACCTTATTCTAAATTGTTCAATCATGCCCGCTGCTTGGATTACCAGCAAATTCATGGACATGAGACTCTACTCTGTTTAATTAACTTGTTTCTATGTGTACATGATTCTTTTTTGTGATCTGCATATATGTTACGCTGATTCCCCACCCAAGTTGATGTCAGTGTTTAGGATTATTTTTGACGAAAGAGCAGCATTGAGCTGTTTTCATTAATGATATGGCCCAACAGATTAAATATAAACGTGAAAGCCTGGGTCTAGAGATTATGATCATAATAATAAGAATAAAGATGTTGAACAACAGAATAAATTATGGCCCAGGCTTTAGTATCAACAGACCCCAGATTTTCCATTTGTAATGACATGTTTGAATAGTGTCATTGAAAGTCTGAAATATATTTTTTTAAATTGAGAAAGCCTGAAACATGACACTTGCACGATTTGATTATGTGTATCTAGGTGATTCTAGCCACCAAAGTTTCTGGTTATTCAGAGCGATCTACTTATCTTCGGGATAATGCAGAGGTGGTACGTGTCGATGCCGCCAATATCAAGGAAAGTGTTGAAAAGAGTCTTTCACGTTTATCTACAGACTACATTGATTTGCTTCAGATACACTGGTTAGTGTTTCATTTTGAAGATTATTCTTGCTTAGGCATAACCTGCACCTTTTTTTGTCCAGCTCGAATGCATGCACAATCATTGTCAGAGCCAATATTCATTATATTAACTTTGTCAGATGTTCATTTGTTCATGAAAAAAAATTCCAACTTATTATCAACATTAGGGAGGAGGTTATTTTTGTTATATTGATATAGTTTGCTTCTTTTACCTTGACGAGGAAATCAACCCTGCCTCCAAATGTTTCTTTTATGTCTTTAGGCCCGATAGGTATGTGCCAATATTTGGCGAATTCAGTTATAATTCAACCAAATGGAGGCCAAGCGTTCCATTTGAGGATCAATTGAAAGCTTTCCAGGAGCTAATTGATGAAGGAAAGGTATTATTTTTTAGGCATTTTTCGAGAAAACACAAAAGCCTTGTGTGATGCATATTTAGCTGATATTTTTACAGAAGAGAAATAGTTAAAATTACAAACCCTCCCACCAATCTTCGGAGAGGAGAGAGTCTCCATAACCACCTAAACATCTAATGAACTACTCACAAAATGCCACAGCTCCAATTCCTGCTACAAGACCTAGAGATTACTCATAAAATTCAGCTATGCCTCTTCCTCCCGCAAATGCCCAGAGTTTCAAATCCTGATGGATGAGTGCGGTCAGAGCGCCAGAAGAAACCTGCAGGTGAATGTTGTTGAACACCCCTTGCGTTTCGTTGCTTCCACAAACTCCAACAAGGCAACAAGTAATCATGACCATGGAGTTGAAACCACGCCATTTTCCCTTGGGAATCCTCTTGCGAGTGCTGCACTACCAATCCTCCAAGTTGTCAGTAGCAATCGGAACATGAGAGGCATCACAGTGGGCAGCCAGGAAGCAGTTGGAGCAAACCTGACGGGCATAAATGCATTGCATGAGGATGTGATCTGTTGTGTCCTCCTCTTGGTCACAGAGATTGCAGGGTGAGGGATGATCTTGTAGGCCTCACCGTACGCTGTGATCAGAGGTCCAGATACGGCACTGCAACGCCAGCCACATGAATATTTTGCAATTGAGTGGAGCGCAGCTTTAGAGATGGCGCTGGCCAAAAACATGACATGCAAACATACTGCTAAAGCTTGTTTGTAAGCTTAATAGAAACAGGTTACCATTTGATTTCGACCGCAAGAAACATGAGATGCATTCTGACCTGTTGATAATTGCAAGAAGAGCTTAGTCTTTGAAACCGCTGCATGAAACTCATTATCCGGAATGGCGCTGCTAGTCTGAACTTATCTTGTTTGAGCTCCCCTTGTAAGCTGGTGTCCCCTTTGTGAACCTGATTGTAAGAATGCTGCCAATGGGAGTTGCAATGAAAGCCAGGCTTAATGCCTTGTTTCTAGAAGTAGCTTATGATCATGTTCTTATTGCATTTTAGAGGCACATTTAAGTAGTTCACTCACAGCGTATTCGAATTGCAGACAAGAACAATTGTTGAAATCACTTTTATTGTCTGTTCTAGGTACGCTATATCGGTGTTTCCAATGAAAGCTCATATGGAGTAATGGAGTTTGTACAGGCTGCCAAACTTCAAGGACTTCCAAAGATTGTGAGCATCCAGAACAGTTATAGTCTAATTGTGAGATGCCGCTTTGAAGGTGAAACAGATGGCACCGATCTCTTCAGTCTTCACTAGATTCATCAGAATTCTGTTTATGAGGCCCTTGGTTCTAAATAACTGAGATTTTCTACCTTCTCTTTTAGTCTGAAAATCAGTTGCATGTTATGTCAAATAAATACAAACTGCTGATAAGTATTTGCTGACAACTAATTTCTTTCCTGCTTAGATATAACTGAAAAGAATGAAAAGGCTTCCATATAACTGTGTTATAATTTTGTTAAATTGTGCATTTTGCATATTCTTGAGGTGATGGTATCAGAGTGCTGGCTTTTGAGTGCCCAGCTTAGTGTGTACCTAATATGCTGGACCTGGCCTTCATGTTTATTTTGTCACAGTTGATCTTGTTGAGGTCTGCCACCCAAATAACTGCAATGTGGGGCTGCTTGCCTACTCCCCACTGGCGGGTGGCGTTCTCAGCGGAAAGTATCTTGATGCTAACTCTGCTGGTGCAAAGAGGAGCAGGCTGAATCTCTTCCCGGGATACATGGAGCGCTACAACGCGTCTTTGGCTAAAGTATGGTTAAACACTGCAACTAACCATTCAGAACTAAAGTTTATTAGTTTCGCAATTTTCTGAGGGCGGCGGACTTCATCCTCATTTACTTCCTATTGCCTTTGTTTCAGGAAGCAACGGACGAGTATGTCAAGCTTGCCAAGAAGCATGGGCTAACACCGGTCCAGCTTGCCCTCGGCTTTGTGCGTGACCGCCCTTTCACAGCTAGCACCATCATAGGAGCGACCACCATGGATCAGCTAAAGGAGAACATCGATGCATTTACCAGCGCTCCGCGGCCTCTGCCACCGCAAGTCTTCGATgacattgagattcttttcaagAAATACAAAGATCCAGCAATCCTCTAGATGTTCATTCACCTTTTCGCTACAAAGGACACCAATCCTTGACACGTACAAAGACCTAGCAAGAGGACATGGATTACGCAATTTTGTTCATGTTTATTACACATTGCTTTGTTTCTTTCAACTGATATTTCCCAAATGTGtatgtttttttttttgaaatatatgtGTACAGATAGTATATCTCGGAGTAAAGAATGATGCTACATATAATCAGCTATTTTTTCTCTAAATTTTTTAAAACAGGGAAATTTACCTAGTTATCATATCATCACCTATTTgttctttatttttttgtaaacAGGGAAATTTCTAAGAGTTATCAGTCCTGCACTCTGTTGCCTGTTGCAGCGGATTGGTGTGGCTCCGTGCGTCGTTGGTGTTCCCCTGTGGTGTCAACGTGATACCGGCTGTGCGGCGGCCCGTATCCTCCATGGTGAAGCGGCTAagaacatcttcaacagcaccggCTATTGTGTTCTATCCCCCTGTCGATGTGAACATACGTCTCCCAATGAAAGAATTTTTGAAAAGTCAAAGCTCATCAACTCTGAtcaagtttgaccaactttgtAAAAAAAAAACTCTGACTAAGTTTGTAAAGAAAAATATTTTCATCTAGAATGCCAACactatcattagattcatcaaaagacgtagtttcatattttatatatttggtatgtagatataaataatgggtgtgtctagggcacatctagatgtgctctagttattgcacatctaagtgagtgaatcaagcataaagagaaaaaagaaaaaaaaatattcacacgaatctcaatgtaagatcaatgacataggacttagatgtgcaatacttatggcacatctagatgtgctttaacAAAACTGATAAATAATTTTCTTTACAAATTTGGTCAAAATTTGTGACTTTTTTAAAAATCTATACACGCTACATTATGAAATAGAGGGAGTACAACGTGTTGTTTGATCCATGGGTGAGCCCGTGTCAGTCTCAGTGTGTGACGTACTAGCAGTGTGTTTACTATCAAGTGTGGTGCTTATCTCATCCCGAGCTTTCCACTGCTATTTTAATatgttttttatttttccaaGGAGACTTATTTGTCGAGTTTCTGTCTGGAAACGAAGAGCGCAACCAGCACATGCCATCACTCACCATCCATTCTAACTATGCCCACGGTGCCCTAAGCACACGCGGCACGTCGACGATGTTATGATCATTGTGTATGTAGGTTTTATTATTCCATGACAAACGCACCGACATTCAATTAGTTTGAATGACTAGAGAGAGATGCACTGGAGACTCATCAGCTGCAAAACTTAGGCATGTTTGGCTGCCATACACTTGTACACACTGCCATATTTTCATGCCACAAATCTGGGTAATGCCATATACTATCTTTCTAGCGGCTAAATTGATCGCTACGCTTGTGGTAAAAGCGGGCTAGCTACCAAACAAATCAGTGAAGCACGGAGGTAGATTGTGCCGGAGGGTACGCAGGCTGCGTGCTGACCAAGTGAAACACGTTGGCGACAGTCAAGGCGAGCATTACCATCAGAAGCACCATGAACGGTCTCGTTTCGGTGTCACCGTAGGCGTTATAGGCTATCCTCATCTGATTCACCATGCACAGCCACACAACGGCCAAGAACTCCTGCAGAATTCAGTTGGTTACACCGGGCAAATTCAGTTTCAGTTAGCACATCGACCGCATCACGACTTGCTATTTTTTGTGGGGGCCTTCGTGGTTAGTTACCTGGAAAAAGCGCCGGCAGCCGGATGTTTCCACGCCCCCATCGTCCGCCGGCGACGCCGTGCCGCGTTCTTCGGGTGCGCCCTTCTCGACGTCCAGCAGCGGCGCCTCCTCCGTCGCCTCGCAGCCGGACGCGTCGCACGGCGTCGAGGAGATCCGCTGTGCCATTGGGGGAAGAGAGACGGCGACGAGCGGGGCTTTACCCTAAATCGACCTCGCGTGCGAGTTAATATCGGAGACGTGGGCACCATGAAAATAATCATTAGGGCTTTAAATTAACAGGTTTGCtatttcacatctagatgtgaaataGTTATCTCACATCTAATTTTCTAACCACATAATTTAAACATCAAGATTCGTATTCTTTTGtccttttttctttttgtttctttaGCATTTTTTTCCTTTTGGTGTTATTTCCACACGCGTTGCCCATGTGAGGAGACCCCCCGTAGTGGCATGTAGGCCGTTCTTTGTTTTTTCACTGCCTTGTGGTCGTGGGTTGCCTCGGCGTGGGCTGCAGCCACGAgtaattttttattttcttttttgtttctttttctcttccctttttctgttttaattttttatttattttgtttccAATTTGTAAACATTTAAATTCTGCAATTTTGTTATTTTCTTTTTTCAATTCAATTTTTTTCTTTTATATTTTTTAAATCATGAATTTTTTTCATTGTTGTTAGTTGACTGTTCACGATCAAACAGAGGTGTTGTCAATTTTTTTATCTCAGTTGCAAGATCACACTCGACTCACTACTGTGGTCCGAGATTTTTTTTGTCCCTGTTGCAATACCACCCTTGACTTGCAACTAGCCCTTGACATTTTTTGTCTCAGTTGCAAGTTCACCCTCGATTCGCAACTGGGGCGCGACCATTTTTTGTTCTAGTTGCTAGTccaccatcgactcgcaactagggccCGGTCTTTTTTTTAGTTGATAGTTTAACCTTGACTCACTAGGGTTAACTTttttgtcctagttgcaagtctATCATCGACCCGCAAGTGGTCATAACCTTTTTTGtaccagttgcaagtccacccttgaATCGCAACTTCGGCCTGACCTTTTTTGTGTTAGTTGCAACTCCACTCTCTAACTTGCAATGGGGTCCAACACTTAttttgtcctagttgcaagtTCATCCTTGACTCGCAACCGGGCTCCGACCTttttttgtcccagttgcaagcTCACCCTCAACTTGCAACTAGGCCCATAGTTTGTTGTTGTCCCAGTTGCAAACCCGCCCTTATCTCGCAATTGATAATTCTTTTGTTTTCCATCTCAGTTGCAAGTTCACCCTCAACTTGCAACTCGTATCATTGTTTTATATACTTCTcttagttgcaagtccaccctcgactcgcaactagggcgCGAC is a window encoding:
- the LOC125527096 gene encoding uncharacterized protein LOC125527096, translated to MAQRISSTPCDASGCEATEEAPLLDVEKGAPEERGTASPADDGGVETSGCRRFFQEFLAVVWLCMVNQMRIAYNAYGDTETRPFMVLLMVMLALTVANVFHLVSTQPAYPPAQSTSVLH
- the LOC125527097 gene encoding protein tas-like translates to MQQMALSAFVTTPSSSYSNNLPGLTARRSQRWHARRLRSKVRAQAQQELQYKKLGDSDLLISEITLGTMTFGEQNTEKEAHDMLSYSFDQGINILDTAEMYPVPTKKETQGRTDLYIGRWMQSKPRDKVILATKVSGYSERSTYLRDNAEVVRVDAANIKESVEKSLSRLSTDYIDLLQIHWPDRYVPIFGEFSYNSTKWRPSVPFEDQLKAFQELIDEGKVRYIGVSNESSYGVMEFVQAAKLQGLPKIVSIQNSYSLIVRCRFEVDLVEVCHPNNCNVGLLAYSPLAGGVLSGKYLDANSAGAKRSRLNLFPGYMERYNASLAKEATDEYVKLAKKHGLTPVQLALGFVRDRPFTASTIIGATTMDQLKENIDAFTSAPRPLPPQVFDDIEILFKKYKDPAIL